The following proteins are co-located in the Piscirickettsia litoralis genome:
- a CDS encoding GNAT family N-acetyltransferase, which translates to MLNTIQYQTLNKHNIQKINTLFYESFIAEPWSLQWNRQISENLLDYFINFPNFSGIMATENNTPIAAALGSAMPITEGYIFELKEFFVHPKKQKFGIGTQLMDELKEQLKKQFSDQEIKINLMTNKNFPAARFYAKQGFKQSDGMALFSLNLDQ; encoded by the coding sequence ATGCTAAATACCATTCAATACCAAACACTCAATAAACATAATATCCAAAAAATTAATACACTCTTTTATGAAAGCTTTATAGCAGAACCTTGGAGTCTTCAATGGAACCGACAAATTTCTGAAAATCTACTTGATTATTTTATTAACTTCCCTAATTTTTCAGGCATTATGGCCACCGAGAATAATACTCCTATAGCCGCAGCATTGGGTTCTGCCATGCCTATAACAGAGGGCTATATTTTCGAACTCAAAGAATTTTTCGTCCATCCCAAAAAACAAAAATTCGGCATCGGCACCCAATTAATGGATGAACTAAAAGAACAACTAAAAAAGCAGTTTTCAGATCAAGAGATTAAAATTAATTTAATGACAAACAAAAATTTTCCTGCTGCTCGCTTCTATGCTAAGCAAGGGTTCAAGCAAAGTGATGGAATGGCTCTTTTTAGTCTTAACCTTGATCAATAA
- a CDS encoding zinc-finger domain-containing protein, whose translation MSNQKPVRACAVPRYDVTKKDLPLSCPMPQMEIWDAHPRVYLPIEETGTATCPYCGAEFHLINKS comes from the coding sequence ATGTCGAACCAAAAACCAGTACGTGCTTGTGCCGTACCACGCTATGATGTGACCAAAAAAGATTTACCATTGTCGTGCCCGATGCCGCAGATGGAAATTTGGGACGCCCACCCACGTGTGTATTTGCCGATTGAAGAAACAGGCACAGCAACCTGCCCTTACTGTGGTGCAGAATTTCACTTAATCAATAAAAGCTAA
- a CDS encoding alpha/beta fold hydrolase: MRFLLHGEILALLQACDRVYWDISIQMEKCEEVRDFSMVSEIKIVTGFGTLGAKRWGQGRHKVLAMHGWLDNAASFDHVAPLLQDTECVALDFLGHGLSDHLAKQTPYTLDVQIRAIEEVIEYLGWSQFSILGHSLGAIVGTCIAASHPKRVNSLVSLDALGPISTDLMESDHPVAETVDKIRSRSNAAPRIYESIEQMYQSRARANRVDAKVIQGLVERSAKAVEGGGFGVLTQHCLHRRN, from the coding sequence ATGAGATTTTTGCTGCATGGTGAAATTCTCGCTTTACTACAGGCTTGTGATAGAGTTTATTGGGACATTAGCATTCAGATGGAAAAATGTGAAGAGGTTAGGGATTTTAGTATGGTTTCAGAGATCAAAATAGTAACAGGCTTTGGCACACTGGGCGCGAAGCGCTGGGGGCAGGGAAGGCATAAGGTATTGGCAATGCATGGCTGGCTGGATAATGCGGCGAGCTTTGATCATGTCGCACCGTTATTGCAAGATACGGAGTGTGTTGCGCTAGATTTTTTAGGGCACGGCCTGTCAGATCATCTCGCTAAGCAAACGCCTTACACTCTGGATGTGCAAATTCGGGCGATTGAAGAGGTGATAGAGTATTTAGGCTGGTCGCAATTTTCTATTTTAGGTCATTCTTTAGGAGCGATTGTTGGGACCTGTATTGCGGCGAGTCATCCGAAGCGAGTGAACAGTTTGGTTTCATTGGATGCTTTAGGGCCTATATCGACAGATTTAATGGAGTCAGATCATCCAGTCGCTGAAACGGTGGATAAGATACGTTCACGTAGCAATGCGGCACCTCGTATTTATGAATCGATTGAGCAGATGTATCAGTCGCGTGCACGAGCCAATCGAGTGGATGCAAAAGTAATACAGGGGTTGGTCGAGCGCAGTGCAAAAGCGGTTGAAGGGGGTGGGTTTGGCGTTTTGACCCAGCACTGCTTACACAGACGAAATTAA
- a CDS encoding (Fe-S)-binding protein, with product MHVKGFLTHFSNLVEENSQFFSQVAHFNIPMIGLDASTVLCYRDEYQDQKTQPTINNNQFNILLFSEWLKSININQNLISNNKSTIKYTLLQHCTEKSLLPESTKQWLNVFKQFNLNLDIIPSGCCGMAGTYGHEIEHLSNSKKLFKQNWQETIEQHKEEQILATGFSCRCQTKRLKGFKPKHPLTALLHSLQ from the coding sequence ATGCATGTAAAAGGTTTTTTAACGCATTTTAGTAACCTTGTTGAAGAAAACAGTCAATTTTTTAGCCAAGTTGCTCACTTTAATATTCCCATGATTGGTCTCGATGCTAGCACCGTGCTCTGTTATCGTGATGAATACCAGGATCAAAAGACGCAACCCACCATTAATAATAATCAGTTTAATATTTTACTATTCTCAGAGTGGCTAAAGTCTATTAATATCAATCAAAATTTAATTTCAAACAATAAATCAACCATTAAATATACACTATTGCAGCACTGCACAGAAAAGTCTTTATTGCCTGAAAGTACTAAACAATGGCTGAATGTCTTTAAACAGTTCAATTTAAACCTAGATATTATTCCGAGTGGCTGTTGCGGCATGGCAGGAACCTACGGCCATGAAATAGAACATTTAAGTAATTCAAAAAAACTATTTAAACAAAACTGGCAAGAAACGATAGAGCAACACAAAGAAGAACAGATCCTTGCCACTGGATTTTCTTGTCGTTGTCAAACCAAACGCCTAAAAGGGTTTAAGCCAAAGCACCCTCTCACTGCTTTGCTTCATTCTCTGCAATAA
- a CDS encoding Rap1a/Tai family immunity protein — protein MFGLGFNAHASLYSANQLAKECAIAVKIEKRELPKNNKTMLPALNCIRFIEGVRQTRLAFAAKADKESLSYAKIHYGKINNGERAFTVYNYLKAHINSTNENKPASLAVLAALNKNYPLEPAANNQKHKNNS, from the coding sequence ATGTTTGGATTGGGCTTCAATGCTCATGCATCTCTCTATTCAGCCAACCAATTAGCAAAAGAATGTGCGATTGCTGTCAAAATTGAAAAACGCGAACTGCCTAAAAATAACAAAACCATGCTACCTGCACTCAATTGCATTCGCTTTATTGAAGGGGTCAGGCAAACGCGTTTAGCTTTTGCAGCAAAAGCTGATAAAGAAAGCTTAAGCTATGCTAAAATCCATTATGGCAAAATCAATAATGGTGAACGCGCTTTCACCGTTTATAATTACCTCAAAGCCCATATCAATAGCACAAATGAAAACAAACCTGCGAGTCTGGCAGTCCTTGCTGCTCTCAATAAAAACTACCCCTTAGAACCCGCCGCTAACAATCAAAAGCACAAAAATAATAGTTAA
- a CDS encoding FAD-binding and (Fe-S)-binding domain-containing protein, translated as MKIFSQGKLPDSLSALNLIEFTADTLEELQDKIKPLQAQLKDKTGHIIPAGYTGTQDPGQIEILWNLRKKSVGLLGNTPGERRPLPFIEDTVVPPQHLADYIFELRHLLEKHGLKYGMFGHVDVGCLHVRPALDLKQEHDAQLITTITEETATLVKKYHGLLWGEHGKGYRGHYIKDYIGENLYQLMAEIKGLFDPFNQLNPGKLVSSPYKPHALLPIKSTLRGDYDRQINSAYQQDYQNILRCNGNGACFTYQKNQVICPSYKVTNNRLHSPKGRASLLREWSRQHSTGKLTPSFEEDVYHSIQGCLGCKGCATACPVQVNIPNTKAKFLNQYYQTHKRPLKDYLVANIESLLSIQAAAPRFFNALSHNPISSRIIKSLGLIDLPKLSTPSLKSRLKKQEISFSTLNDLNTLAKTDRENTVLLVQDPFTSFYEAELVTDMYQLIKKSRLQAINFTV; from the coding sequence TTGAAGATTTTTTCCCAAGGGAAGTTACCAGATAGTTTAAGTGCATTAAACTTAATCGAGTTCACCGCAGATACCCTTGAAGAACTACAAGATAAAATCAAGCCATTACAAGCCCAGCTTAAAGATAAAACAGGGCACATTATTCCAGCAGGCTATACCGGCACCCAAGATCCAGGCCAAATCGAAATACTCTGGAATTTACGCAAAAAAAGCGTCGGTTTATTAGGGAATACACCGGGTGAACGTCGTCCACTGCCATTTATAGAAGATACTGTCGTTCCCCCTCAACACCTTGCTGATTATATTTTTGAGCTGCGGCATTTACTCGAAAAGCATGGACTAAAATATGGCATGTTTGGGCACGTCGATGTTGGCTGCCTGCATGTGCGCCCTGCACTAGACTTAAAACAAGAGCATGATGCCCAATTAATTACCACCATTACCGAAGAAACCGCAACACTCGTCAAAAAATACCACGGCTTGCTGTGGGGAGAGCATGGCAAAGGCTATCGCGGTCATTATATTAAAGACTATATCGGTGAAAATTTATACCAACTTATGGCCGAAATCAAAGGATTATTCGACCCCTTTAATCAACTTAATCCCGGCAAGCTCGTTTCTTCGCCCTATAAACCACACGCTTTATTACCAATAAAAAGCACACTACGTGGTGATTATGACCGTCAAATCAACTCAGCTTACCAACAAGACTATCAAAATATTCTCCGCTGCAATGGGAATGGTGCTTGCTTTACCTATCAAAAAAATCAAGTGATTTGCCCATCCTACAAAGTCACCAATAATCGCTTACACTCGCCTAAAGGTCGAGCCAGTTTATTGCGTGAATGGAGCCGACAACACTCTACTGGCAAGTTAACTCCTAGCTTTGAAGAAGACGTTTATCATTCAATTCAAGGCTGCTTAGGCTGTAAGGGTTGTGCGACCGCTTGCCCGGTGCAAGTCAATATTCCTAATACCAAAGCAAAGTTTTTAAATCAATATTACCAAACGCACAAACGTCCTTTAAAAGATTATTTAGTCGCTAATATCGAATCTTTACTGTCTATACAAGCCGCTGCACCTCGATTTTTTAATGCATTATCTCATAACCCTATCAGCAGTCGCATCATTAAAAGTTTAGGCTTAATCGACTTACCTAAACTCAGCACCCCGAGCTTAAAATCAAGGCTCAAAAAGCAAGAGATTTCCTTTTCAACGCTAAATGATTTGAATACACTCGCAAAAACTGACAGAGAAAACACAGTTCTTCTCGTACAAGATCCGTTTACCAGTTTTTATGAGGCAGAACTCGTCACTGACATGTATCAACTCATAAAAAAATCTAGGTTACAAGCCATTAATTTTACCGTTTAA
- a CDS encoding FAD-binding oxidoreductase, which translates to MSSQSFSLQADYQTFIDELGKSDFKGDINTDLATRIVFATDNSIYQNLPQAVIAPYHHDDIVCLTQLLSHSKFRHIALSARGGGTGTNGQSLTSSIILDTSKYLTHILEINPEQRWARVQSGVIRDQLNDALKEYGLFFAPSLSTSNRATLGGMTNTDACGQGSRIYGHTSDHILESTCIFADGTSHIIKSKPTKQDLKQNSTRLQSLSDKLSNQLTAHHQEISQRFPKLSRYMTGYNLAQCQNHDNNNHLNLNKLIAGSEGTLAIVTELKLNLMPIPKFKYVFALFYTDFQDALKSAHQLLAIHPTSIETIDDNVLSLAKKDPIYTELEDFFPREVTR; encoded by the coding sequence ATGAGCAGTCAGTCGTTTTCTCTTCAAGCAGATTACCAAACCTTTATTGATGAACTCGGTAAAAGTGATTTTAAAGGTGATATCAATACCGATCTTGCCACCCGCATCGTCTTTGCCACCGATAACAGCATTTATCAAAATTTACCACAGGCGGTCATCGCCCCTTATCATCATGATGATATTGTCTGCTTAACTCAGCTACTTTCTCATAGCAAATTTCGCCATATTGCTCTAAGCGCGCGTGGTGGCGGCACTGGAACCAACGGCCAATCTTTAACCAGTAGCATTATTCTAGACACTTCAAAATACCTGACTCATATCCTTGAAATTAACCCCGAACAACGCTGGGCCCGTGTCCAGTCAGGGGTAATCCGTGATCAACTCAATGATGCCTTAAAAGAATATGGTTTATTTTTCGCACCGAGCTTATCGACCAGTAACCGCGCAACCTTAGGTGGCATGACCAATACCGATGCCTGCGGTCAAGGCTCGCGAATTTATGGTCACACCAGCGATCATATTCTTGAAAGCACCTGCATTTTTGCAGATGGCACCAGCCATATCATCAAATCTAAGCCAACAAAACAAGACTTAAAACAAAACTCAACTCGCTTGCAGTCCTTATCTGATAAGCTCTCTAATCAACTTACAGCACATCATCAAGAAATTAGTCAGCGCTTTCCTAAATTAAGTCGTTATATGACCGGCTATAATCTCGCCCAGTGCCAAAATCATGACAATAATAACCACTTAAACTTAAATAAGCTCATTGCAGGCTCTGAAGGTACGCTTGCCATAGTCACCGAGCTTAAACTTAATTTAATGCCAATTCCAAAATTTAAGTATGTCTTTGCTTTATTTTATACTGATTTCCAAGATGCCCTAAAAAGCGCTCACCAGCTTTTAGCTATTCACCCAACATCAATAGAAACCATAGACGATAACGTCTTAAGCCTTGCCAAAAAAGATCCGATCTATACAGAGCTTGAAGATTTTTTCCCAAGGGAAGTTACCAGATAG
- the ubiA gene encoding 4-hydroxybenzoate octaprenyltransferase yields the protein MAESIKAQIYPYLQLMRLHKPIGVVLCLWPSLWALWLATSGHPSAFLVTIFVVGAIVVRAAGCVINDYADRNFDAHVARTAYRPLAQGLISKKRALSLFATLVLIAFLLVLQLNTLTILLSVGCIVMAVIYPFSKRFTHFAQLVLSLPFNWGVILAYSATMNTIPLEAWILFAACCAWTLAYDTMYAMVDRDDDIKIGLKSTAIFFGNYDRLAILGFQALFIAGLIWLGFLLGLGVWYFIGCLSAVAFSLYQQN from the coding sequence ATGGCAGAGTCTATCAAAGCACAAATTTATCCTTACTTGCAATTGATGCGTCTACATAAACCCATTGGTGTCGTACTGTGCCTATGGCCGTCGTTATGGGCGCTCTGGTTGGCGACTTCAGGCCATCCTTCTGCATTTTTAGTAACCATCTTTGTAGTCGGTGCGATTGTCGTGCGTGCTGCCGGTTGTGTGATTAATGATTATGCAGATCGCAATTTTGATGCGCATGTAGCAAGAACGGCATATCGACCTTTGGCCCAAGGACTCATTTCTAAAAAACGAGCCTTGAGCCTTTTTGCTACGTTAGTCTTGATTGCTTTTCTATTAGTTTTGCAATTGAATACGTTAACGATCCTGCTTTCTGTGGGCTGTATCGTGATGGCCGTGATTTATCCGTTTAGTAAGCGCTTTACTCACTTTGCCCAGCTGGTTTTAAGTCTGCCGTTTAATTGGGGAGTGATCTTAGCTTATAGTGCAACCATGAATACGATACCGCTGGAGGCATGGATATTATTCGCTGCTTGCTGTGCTTGGACATTAGCTTATGACACCATGTATGCCATGGTTGATCGAGATGATGATATTAAAATTGGCTTAAAATCCACGGCGATTTTTTTTGGTAATTATGACAGATTAGCGATTTTAGGCTTTCAAGCGTTATTTATTGCTGGATTAATTTGGTTAGGTTTTTTATTGGGATTAGGGGTTTGGTATTTTATTGGCTGCTTAAGCGCGGTAGCCTTTTCGCTTTACCAGCAAAATTAA
- a CDS encoding protease inhibitor I42 family protein gives MKFTKFIRDSRLISASCLFLGAISLNYAATANTNTNQQQSMRFNNSKALVISKPGHTFEIKVPANPTTGYLWFLKSYNHNLIEAVKHRYDAPKTNMVGSPGKDVWTFKAKPAFLRSHKLQ, from the coding sequence ATGAAATTTACTAAATTCATCCGCGACAGCCGCCTAATTTCAGCTTCCTGCTTATTCTTAGGTGCAATCAGCCTAAACTATGCAGCAACCGCAAACACGAATACCAACCAACAGCAATCAATGCGCTTTAACAATAGCAAAGCGCTCGTTATTTCTAAACCAGGCCATACTTTCGAAATTAAAGTTCCGGCCAACCCAACCACAGGCTATTTATGGTTCTTAAAGTCTTACAATCATAACCTCATCGAAGCGGTCAAACACCGTTACGATGCCCCTAAAACGAATATGGTCGGCTCTCCGGGTAAAGACGTTTGGACATTTAAAGCAAAACCTGCTTTTTTACGGTCCCACAAATTACAGTGA
- the glnE gene encoding bifunctional [glutamate--ammonia ligase]-adenylyl-L-tyrosine phosphorylase/[glutamate--ammonia-ligase] adenylyltransferase, whose amino-acid sequence MSIVQGAELPDHNLPAELLALFSKCWADWLALESIPELPTDFYKTVARVWVSSCFVSDYCLQQPKQLAELFKKPCLGNELLTQENYRQTLSEMIHAVKSIDELKRELRLFRRTETVRIAWRALAGWSDDEQTLRELSALAHACLVESFDWLKCYFKPIYGELVNAELLVLALGKLGGGELNFSSDIDLMFASRGVGMTEGGRRQVDEKYYFNQVAQHLVQVLNEVTEDGFVYRVDVRLRPYGNSGPLVMPLDAMAVYYQRQGRAWERYALVKAQLVIGSESGLQEWQEIGLPFVYRRYVDYGIFSALRELREQILAEAKRKSKDCIKRGIGGIREAEFSVQALQLVYGGRLTALQTSSFIQALIHSHDLGLISQDDLNTRLEDYLFLRRLENYLQMYADGQEHQLPTDSLALLRLSYALGFENDEKFKEQLNRVQKRVHDYFLESVHVPEDSMQAVIMPLVDLEHHRLEDLTVQKITAWLVKLSVIGTAAEIIAKRVKRLFDSRACRQMSKQAAKRLLAILPAVCLSLQGQSNESAVEQVFNVLEAIVRRSAYLSMLAEHPVALQRFVDIVSQSAWVAQHLRDYPFLLDDLITPGQITEFDIKSLEARLSRQLHYCEDNEERQFEALREFKLMVQMQVAAVYLDGSADEYFSPERILSNTAEVLVHAVYHLVLDKLNLDAQSCSFAVIAYGKLGSAEMNYGSDLDLVFLHDGSKIDGATISRLARKIVNALTTRTQQGVLYEVDTRLRPSGSSGLLVSDINHFERYQHQDAWDWEHQALVKARFICGHKELAKHFERIRRQVLSQTRERLELIGSICQMREKMHQSSRQKTQTSSLKSIAGGSIDIEFIAQYFVLVFSVNYPELLGERDSLSILKIAFKSQRISEADYEQLSAALTLYKSALMDHILLAVEPVDQLQRHRHKIQQLWQQWQQGQLDLPFAS is encoded by the coding sequence ATGAGTATAGTGCAAGGAGCAGAGTTACCGGATCATAACCTTCCTGCTGAACTTTTAGCGTTATTTTCTAAGTGTTGGGCAGACTGGCTTGCACTCGAATCTATTCCAGAACTTCCTACTGACTTTTATAAAACAGTCGCGCGTGTGTGGGTGAGCAGTTGCTTTGTTTCTGATTATTGTTTACAGCAGCCGAAGCAACTTGCTGAACTGTTTAAAAAGCCCTGTCTGGGTAATGAGTTACTGACTCAAGAAAACTATCGGCAAACCTTATCTGAGATGATTCATGCGGTTAAGAGTATTGATGAATTAAAGCGTGAATTAAGGCTGTTTCGCCGTACAGAAACTGTACGCATTGCTTGGCGTGCATTGGCAGGCTGGAGTGACGATGAACAGACATTAAGAGAGCTTTCAGCCTTGGCGCATGCTTGTTTGGTTGAAAGCTTTGACTGGCTGAAGTGTTACTTCAAGCCGATTTATGGTGAGTTAGTGAACGCTGAGTTATTGGTATTGGCGTTAGGTAAGCTCGGCGGCGGTGAGCTTAACTTTTCTTCGGATATCGATCTTATGTTTGCGAGTCGTGGTGTTGGCATGACCGAGGGCGGCCGCCGTCAGGTTGATGAAAAGTATTACTTTAATCAGGTAGCTCAGCATTTAGTTCAGGTACTCAATGAAGTCACAGAAGATGGTTTTGTCTATCGGGTTGATGTGCGTTTGCGCCCTTATGGCAATAGTGGACCGTTGGTGATGCCGCTGGATGCGATGGCGGTTTATTATCAGCGTCAGGGCCGAGCGTGGGAGCGTTATGCTTTAGTCAAAGCACAGTTAGTGATTGGTTCGGAATCTGGCTTGCAAGAATGGCAGGAGATTGGCCTGCCTTTTGTGTATCGGCGTTATGTGGATTATGGTATTTTCTCGGCGCTCAGAGAGCTAAGAGAGCAAATTTTGGCGGAGGCCAAGAGAAAGTCAAAAGATTGCATTAAGCGTGGTATTGGTGGGATTCGTGAAGCCGAGTTTAGTGTACAGGCCTTACAGCTAGTTTATGGCGGACGCTTAACAGCCTTGCAAACCAGCTCGTTTATTCAAGCATTAATACACAGCCATGATTTAGGGTTAATCAGTCAAGATGATTTAAATACTCGCTTAGAAGATTATTTATTTTTACGTCGCCTTGAAAACTATTTACAGATGTATGCAGATGGACAGGAACACCAATTGCCGACCGACTCGTTGGCGTTACTGCGCTTAAGTTATGCTTTAGGCTTTGAAAATGATGAGAAATTTAAAGAGCAACTTAATCGCGTTCAAAAGCGTGTGCATGATTATTTTTTAGAGTCTGTGCATGTACCAGAAGACAGCATGCAGGCTGTTATTATGCCTTTGGTTGATTTAGAGCATCATCGTTTAGAGGATTTGACTGTTCAGAAAATTACCGCTTGGCTAGTGAAATTATCAGTGATTGGCACTGCGGCAGAAATTATTGCGAAACGGGTTAAACGTTTATTTGATTCACGCGCCTGCCGGCAAATGTCAAAGCAAGCGGCAAAGCGGTTATTAGCGATTTTACCTGCGGTTTGCTTATCGTTACAGGGTCAGAGTAATGAAAGTGCTGTAGAGCAAGTTTTTAACGTATTAGAGGCGATTGTTCGTCGTAGTGCTTATCTATCAATGCTTGCTGAGCACCCAGTGGCTTTGCAGCGCTTTGTTGATATTGTTAGCCAGAGTGCGTGGGTCGCTCAGCATTTACGCGATTACCCGTTTTTATTGGATGATTTGATTACGCCTGGGCAGATCACCGAGTTTGATATTAAAAGTTTAGAAGCGCGTTTGTCTCGCCAGTTGCATTATTGTGAAGATAACGAAGAACGTCAATTTGAAGCTTTGCGTGAGTTTAAGTTGATGGTGCAAATGCAGGTTGCTGCAGTGTATTTAGATGGCAGTGCAGATGAATATTTCTCACCTGAGCGCATTTTGAGTAATACTGCAGAAGTCTTGGTTCATGCAGTGTATCATCTTGTTCTAGATAAGTTGAACTTAGATGCACAAAGCTGTTCTTTTGCGGTGATTGCCTATGGTAAGCTTGGTTCTGCTGAAATGAATTATGGCTCTGATCTGGATCTGGTGTTTTTGCATGATGGCAGCAAGATTGACGGCGCTACAATCAGTCGGCTAGCGCGTAAGATCGTGAATGCATTAACCACACGCACTCAGCAGGGTGTGTTATATGAAGTTGATACGCGCTTACGCCCTTCGGGAAGCTCTGGCTTGCTCGTGAGTGATATTAATCACTTTGAACGCTATCAGCATCAAGACGCCTGGGATTGGGAGCATCAAGCGTTAGTTAAAGCGCGCTTTATTTGCGGTCATAAGGAGCTTGCAAAGCACTTTGAGAGAATACGTCGACAGGTGTTGAGCCAAACGCGTGAGCGCCTTGAGCTTATCGGCAGTATTTGCCAGATGCGTGAGAAAATGCATCAATCATCCAGGCAGAAAACACAAACTTCATCATTAAAATCGATTGCTGGTGGTAGCATTGACATTGAATTCATCGCTCAGTATTTTGTGCTGGTTTTCAGTGTAAATTATCCTGAACTTTTGGGCGAACGCGATAGCTTATCTATACTCAAAATAGCTTTTAAGAGCCAACGGATCAGTGAAGCAGACTATGAGCAGTTAAGTGCAGCCCTAACGCTTTATAAGTCTGCCCTAATGGATCATATTCTGCTCGCTGTAGAGCCTGTTGATCAATTGCAGCGGCATCGTCACAAGATTCAGCAGCTCTGGCAACAGTGGCAGCAAGGGCAGCTGGATCTGCCATTTGCATCTTAA
- a CDS encoding GIY-YIG nuclease family protein has protein sequence MTTYYIYILECSNGALYTGYTTNLERRYQEHMQGSSKCKYTRAFPPKCLAACWQINGTLSNTLKIEALIKKLKRPKKLNLINSPERLLAQCHHITQAITSYHYQP, from the coding sequence ATGACGACTTATTACATTTATATTTTAGAATGCAGCAATGGCGCTCTTTACACTGGCTATACCACCAATCTCGAGCGCCGCTACCAGGAGCATATGCAAGGCAGTTCTAAGTGTAAATATACCCGTGCATTTCCACCAAAGTGCCTAGCTGCCTGTTGGCAAATCAACGGTACATTATCAAATACACTCAAAATAGAAGCCTTGATTAAAAAGCTGAAACGCCCAAAAAAACTAAATTTAATTAACTCTCCAGAGCGATTGCTCGCCCAGTGCCACCATATCACCCAAGCGATTACTTCGTATCATTATCAGCCTTAA
- a CDS encoding alpha/beta fold hydrolase, with protein sequence MLEKLECPVAFVRAKEGILPHSAWFDRRLAAVAKLYTYELPGSHHFHLEVPDQVSECINAFWQQTRMT encoded by the coding sequence TTGTTGGAAAAGTTGGAGTGTCCGGTTGCTTTTGTTCGTGCAAAAGAAGGCATTTTACCGCATAGCGCTTGGTTTGATCGGCGTTTAGCCGCGGTAGCGAAGCTTTATACTTATGAGCTGCCAGGAAGTCATCACTTTCACTTAGAAGTGCCTGATCAGGTCTCTGAGTGCATCAATGCTTTTTGGCAGCAAACACGCATGACTTGA
- a CDS encoding chorismate--pyruvate lyase family protein, producing MSLQPIVWQRDATVIGASDHRQQWLEKPYCLTSAIKRATHEFSVRVLAESSKPLQTVYQSDDIVYQQDHAWEREVYLCGDNTPWVYASVVFSLAKPPEVLETLGNRPLGETLFFHPDGRDVARSVMEYACIDQAQDVYLPAFNVSNQDKLYARRSVFSPSWGQVLVVEVFLDALPDYPEEN from the coding sequence GTGAGTTTACAGCCTATTGTTTGGCAACGTGATGCTACAGTGATTGGGGCAAGTGACCATCGGCAACAATGGTTAGAGAAGCCTTATTGTTTAACATCGGCGATCAAGCGCGCGACCCATGAATTTTCTGTGCGCGTATTAGCTGAAAGCTCCAAGCCTTTACAAACAGTGTATCAGTCTGATGATATCGTCTATCAACAAGATCATGCTTGGGAACGTGAAGTTTATCTTTGTGGAGATAACACGCCTTGGGTTTATGCGAGTGTCGTATTTTCTTTGGCCAAGCCTCCAGAAGTCTTGGAAACTTTGGGTAATCGACCGTTAGGGGAAACCTTGTTTTTTCACCCCGACGGCCGTGATGTTGCCCGTTCGGTGATGGAATATGCGTGTATCGATCAAGCACAAGACGTTTACTTGCCTGCCTTTAATGTCTCAAACCAAGATAAGCTCTATGCGCGCCGGTCTGTTTTTTCACCGAGTTGGGGACAGGTATTGGTTGTTGAAGTTTTTCTTGATGCTTTACCTGATTACCCTGAAGAAAACTAG